A single window of Microbispora hainanensis DNA harbors:
- a CDS encoding PP2C family protein-serine/threonine phosphatase, whose product MEQGIPPSHDRGLLRALTGMLDGSHLVAFEDIPSLVDRHKREAGFEEIAVYLADLQQSVLRRLCGPGGDDAQPEELKIDTTLAGHALQEVRMLRGGSEGDGPVRWWVPVLDGTERLGVLRMTPVSEGDDTGERMRHIASLIALIIVSTRSFSDCHAQLVRSRPMNVAAEMQWNLMPPLTFATPAVTIGAVLEPAYEIGGDAFDYSTSGSMAHMAVFDAMGHDVAAGLTANLAVAACRNHRRQGMSLVRNSEEIERVLIDEFGRGDRFVTGIIGDLDLGSGLFTWVNRGHHAPVLIRSGRWTSTLNCPPAHPMGLDLGLPVVPCQEQLEPGDRLLLYTDGITEMRSPDSGEFGLGRFVEFMIKQNAAGLPVPETLRRLIRTVMDYHDNQLHDDATVLLVEWHGNAHEKLRP is encoded by the coding sequence ATGGAGCAGGGCATCCCCCCTTCTCACGATCGTGGGCTGCTGCGCGCGCTGACGGGCATGCTGGACGGCAGCCATCTGGTGGCGTTCGAGGACATCCCGTCGCTGGTGGACCGGCACAAGCGCGAGGCGGGCTTCGAGGAGATCGCCGTCTATCTGGCCGACCTGCAGCAGAGCGTGCTGCGCCGGTTGTGCGGCCCCGGCGGGGACGACGCCCAGCCGGAGGAGCTGAAGATCGACACCACGCTCGCCGGGCACGCCCTGCAGGAGGTGCGCATGCTGCGGGGCGGTTCGGAGGGCGACGGCCCCGTCCGGTGGTGGGTCCCCGTGCTGGACGGCACCGAGCGCCTCGGCGTGCTCCGCATGACCCCCGTGTCGGAGGGCGACGACACCGGGGAGCGCATGCGGCACATCGCGTCCCTCATCGCGCTGATCATCGTCAGCACGCGCTCGTTCAGCGACTGTCACGCGCAACTGGTGCGCAGCCGGCCGATGAACGTGGCGGCCGAGATGCAGTGGAACCTCATGCCGCCGCTGACCTTCGCCACGCCGGCGGTGACCATCGGCGCGGTGCTGGAGCCGGCGTACGAGATCGGCGGCGACGCCTTCGACTACTCCACTTCCGGCTCGATGGCGCATATGGCCGTCTTCGACGCGATGGGCCACGACGTGGCCGCCGGGCTGACCGCGAACCTCGCCGTGGCCGCCTGCCGCAACCACCGGCGGCAGGGCATGAGCCTGGTACGCAACAGCGAGGAGATCGAGCGGGTCCTGATCGACGAGTTCGGCCGGGGCGACCGCTTCGTCACCGGGATCATCGGCGACCTCGACCTCGGCTCCGGCCTGTTCACCTGGGTCAACCGTGGTCACCACGCGCCGGTGCTGATCCGCAGCGGCCGGTGGACGTCCACTCTGAACTGCCCGCCCGCCCACCCGATGGGGCTCGACCTCGGCCTGCCCGTCGTGCCCTGCCAGGAACAGTTGGAGCCCGGCGACCGGCTGCTCCTCTACACCGACGGCATCACCGAGATGCGCAGCCCCGACAGCGGCGAGTTCGGCCTCGGCCGGTTCGTCGAGTTCATGATCAAGCAGAACGCCGCCGGGCTGCCGGTGCCCGAGACCTTGCGCCGCCTGATCCGGACCGTTATGGACTATCACGACAACCAGCTGCACGACGACGCCACCGTGCTGCTGGTCGAGTGGCACGGCA